One region of Triticum aestivum cultivar Chinese Spring chromosome 6B, IWGSC CS RefSeq v2.1, whole genome shotgun sequence genomic DNA includes:
- the LOC123140014 gene encoding uncharacterized protein, producing MSSSLRRPAAARPISKPSAKGLNSHNRWSSLANLAEEEDESDRLSNLPEGVLLDILGRLDIADAARTRILARRWKEIPTMLSNYFITVGSYDDEHNRGLTCDDVARANATVLGATRSLLESRTSTSLCTSIKLLRVQFFLGDGDVTSIGQSLANTMAMNKVGSAELTLFTMKESTRCRKDNVVTYGMQFKSFFDACPKAFSGLARLKLENLRLAESSGFPEILSVCKQLEFLRLYNCDMGYLSLLEVSHPLLCELEIVKCDFERVDLVWLPKLTVLTYSWWVCEHDPLSFDYVPLLQTLSLTSMALARHKVLKLSDFLGKATVSDLHLNFLCEKIWVKPEEPDQLLQVFHKLRHVTLTHISEECDLNWTMFILQGAPYLEELCIKVWDHPCDIIEDERLRKMYGFSEDKKDACAVWEAPADFKHHNLSVLRVFGFQCEERFVNFVKSVMEASVALQDIYLCETPVCADCEHMRQNDRYPRTSKLRTMLRNIFDRGMCSPLRIHFPLSRTN from the exons gctgaggaagaagatgaatcGGACCGGCTCAGCAATTTGCCTGAGGGCGTGTTGCTCGATATTTTAGGGCGACTTGACATCGCAGATGCTGCTAGAACTAGAATCCTCGCCAGACGGTGGAAGGAGATTCCTACCATGCTCTCCAATTATTTTATAACAGTTGGTTCGTATGACGATGAGCACAATAGAGGGTTGACCTGTGATGATGTAGCTCGGGCCAATGCCACCGTCCTTGGAGCAACCAGGAGCTTGCTGGAAAGCAGGACTAGTACAAGCCTATGCACCTCCATTAAGCTCCTGCGCGTGCAATTCTTCTTGGGAGATGGAGATGTTACTAGTATCGGCCAGTCTCTTGCCAACACCATGGCAATGAACAAGGTTGGGTCAGCGGAATTAACTCTCTTTACAATGAAGGAAAGCACACGATGCAGAAAGGACAATGTTGTCACTTATGGGATGCAGTTTAAGTCATTTTTTGACGCCTGTCCAAAGGCATTCAGTGGTCTGGCAAGACTCAAGCTAGAAAATTTGAGGCTAGCTGAATCATCGGGCTTCCCTGAAATTCTCAGTGTATGCAAGCAACTGGAGTTCCTCCGCCTGTATAACTGCGACATGGGGTACCTTTCTTTGCTAGAAGTGTCACACCCACTACTCTGTGAACTCGAGATTGTCAAGTGTGATTTTGAGAGGGTTGATCTCGTGTGGCTACCAAAGCTCACAGTGCTGACTTATTCTTGGTGGGTCTGTGAGCATGATCCTTTGTCTTTTGATTATGTCCCACTGCTCCAGACTCTGAGCCTCACCAGTATGGCTCTTGCACGGCACAAGGTGCTCAAGTTAAGTGACTTCCTTGGCAAAGCCACCGTAAGCGACCTGCATCTAAATTTTCTGTGTGAAAAG aTCTGGGTTAAACCAGAAGAACCAGATCAATTGTTGCAGGTGTTCCACAAATTAAGGCATGTGACTTTGACCCACATCTCTGAAGAATGCGATCTGAATTGGACAATGTTCATTCTCCAAGGTGCACCGTACCTTGAGGAGCTATGCATCAAG GTGTGGGATCATCCATGTGATATTATAGAGGATGAGAGGCTTAGGAAGATGTATGGGTTTAGCGAGGACAAGAAGGACGCATGTGCAGTGTGGGAAGCGCCTGCAGATTTCAAGCACCACAATTTGTCTGTGCTCAGGGTCTTTGGGTTTCAGTGCGAGGAGAGGTTTGTGAATTTCGTCAAAAGTGTCATGGAAGCATCGGTCGCTCTGCAGGACATATACTTGTGTGAGACGCCGGTGTGTGCGGACTGTGAGCACATGAGGCAGAATGACAGATACCCGCGGACAAGCAAGCTTAGGACCATGCTTAGGAACATATTTGACAGGGGGATGTGCTCGCCTCTGAGGATTCATTTCCCACTTTCAAGAACAAACTGA